In the Nicotiana tabacum cultivar K326 chromosome 16, ASM71507v2, whole genome shotgun sequence genome, one interval contains:
- the LOC107795368 gene encoding uncharacterized protein LOC107795368 isoform X2 yields the protein MAARIALLKYLRVEARPAQLRNPRLIGGSFSQLFRRQFSDEVRGSFLDKDEVRDRVINVVKNCQKVDPSKKPDLQASRLRVRTSFLSSDIGMARTRNSDTDTQDASQETIATIVAQGRTKKASTQKRRGKSAKGVQVPRVEQEEGVEHDDPVPQDPVLPPTAAPAQATISLEVGQMFNAVNSAMEMFKASMANQNERRDEIPPQSNRQSNSESSRVNEFLKLSPPVFHGSIVDEDPMLWLEGVKKAFRVMKAFDDEAVELAAYQLRDVAGAWFEMWEKERDEDDGPPTWEEFEEAFMANFIPEEDREAKATEFEQLKQGNKSVQEYYMEFIRLAKHAPHMVKTEKAKIRRFVGGLAYHIKDTTSAAAVGMEAFSSVVGFAKHLEKDRQLKREEKELNKKARTTCRCHGTSSGGGRDPSKESLAPAQFSHQSGCPKSSLPK from the exons atgGCGGCTAGAATCGCACTGTTGAAGTACCTGAGAGTGGAAGCTCGCCCGGCACAACTTCGAAACCCTAGGCTAATCGGAGGTTCATTCAGTCAGCTTTTCAGGCGTCAGTTCTCTGACGAAGTAAGAGGCTCATTTCTCGATAAGGATGAAGTCAGAGATCGCGTTATCAATGTCGTCAAAAACTGCCAAAAAGTTGATCCCTCCAAG aAACCGGATTTGCAAGCGAGCAGGCTACGAGTTAGGACTTCCTTCCTTTCCAGTGATATTG GAATGGCTCGTACTCGTAACTCTGACACCGACACTCAGGATGCTTCTCAAGAAACCATCGCTACTATTGTGGCTCAAGGTAGAACTAAGAAGGCTTCGACTCAGAAAAGGAGGGGAAAATCCGCAAAGGGAGTCCAAGTACCCCGGGTTGAACAAGAAGAAGGGGTGGAGCATGATGATCCAGTACCTCAGGATCCAGTACTGCCCCCAACAGCAGCCCCGGCTCAGGCAACTATATCTCTCGAGGTGGGTCAGATGTTTAATGCTGTCAACAgtgctatggagatgtttaaagcctctatggccaaccagaacgagagaagagatgagattccacctcaatcaaatagacaGAGCAATTCTGAGTCTtcaagagtgaatgaatttttgaagttgagtcctccagtgttccatggttctatagttgatgaagatccgatgttgtggctggagggtgtcaagaaagcCTTCCGAGtgatgaaagcatttgatgatgaAGCTGTAGAGCTAGCTGCTTACCAGCTTAGAGATGTGGCCggcgcttggtttgagatgtgggaaaaggaaagagatgaagatgatggtccgcctacttgggaagaatttgaagaggccttcatggctaactttatcccagaagaggatagggaagctaaggctacagagttcgaacaactcaagcaagggaataaaagtgtgcaagagTACTACATGGAATTCATAAGGTTAGCTAAGCATGCTCCTCACATGGTTAAGACTGAAAAAGCAAAGATTCGCAGGTTTGTGGGCGGTTTAGCTTACCACATTAAGGATACGACATCAGCTGCAGCAGTAGGGATGGAAGCCTTCTCCTCTGTTGTGGGATTTGCCAAGCACTTAGAGAAAGACAGACAactaaagagagaagaaaaagagcttAACAAGAAAGCCCGTACAACGTGCAGGTGTCATGGTACATCCAGCGGAGGTGGAAGGGATCCCTCTAAGGAGTCATTAGCACCAGCTCAGTTCAGTCATCAGTCAG GTTGTCCCAAAAGCTCACTTCCAAAATGA
- the LOC107795370 gene encoding phosphatidylinositol 3-kinase, root isoform (The RefSeq protein has 5 substitutions compared to this genomic sequence), translated as MSGNEFRFFLSCDINLPVTFRIEKLEGKLLSPKLSDSDNVDSTTEEKKPELYVESTLYIDGAPFGLSMRTRLESRGPSFCWNELITMSTKYRDLTANSQLAFTVWDVSCGKGEGLIGGATIHLFNMKKQLKTGKHKLRLWSGKEADGSINTTTPGKVPKEERGELERLEKLVNKYERGQIQRVDWLDRLAFKAMEKIKESENSQNGSSHLYLVIDFCSFEHRVVFQESGANFLLPSPIASTNELVTVYDPEVGKINPSEHKQLKLARSLNRGIIDRDLKPSSTERKSIQRILKYPPTINLSGDERQLLWKFRFSLMSEKRALTKLLRCVEWSDVQEAKQALELMHKWESIDLCDALELLSPVFESEEVRAYAVSVLERADDEELQCYLPQLVQALRFERSDKSRLSHFLVQRSLRNVELASFLRWFVAVELHGPAYAKRFYCTYEILEESMLKLGAGASGDEDGFKLWQSLVRQTELTAQLCSIMRDVRNVRGGTQKKIEKLRHLLSGLLSELTYFDEPIRSPLAPDLLITGIIPSESSIFKSALHPLRLAFRTANGGCCKIIFKKGDDLRQDQLVVQMVSLMDRLLKLENLDLHLTPYRVLATGHDEGMLEFIPSKPLAQIISEHRSIVSYLQKFHPDENGPFGITSTCLETFIKSCAGYSVITYILGIGDRHLDNLLLRDDGRLFHVDFGFILGRGPKPFPPPMKLCKEMVEAMGGAESQYYTRFKSYCCEAYDILRKSSNLILNLFHLMAGSNIPDIASDPEKGILKLQEKFRLDLDDEECIHFFQDLINESVSALFPQMVETIHRWAQYWR; from the exons ATGAGCGGAAACGAGTTCCGCTTTTTCTTATCTTGTGATATCAATCTTCCTGTTACTTTCCGTATTGAGAAATTGGAAGGCAAATTGTTATCACCTAAGCTTTCCGATtcag ATAATGTTGATTCTACAACGGAGGAGAAAAAGCCAGAGCTATATGTGGAGAGTACATTGTATATAGATGGTGCTCCCTTTGGGCTTTCCATGAGAACAAG GCTGGAATCAAGAGGTCCATCGTTTTGCTGGAATGAACttatcacaatgagtacaaagtATAGAGACTTAACTGCAAATTCACAACTGGCATTTACA GTTTGGGATGTTTCTTGTGGGAAAGGTGAGGGATTGATTGGTGGGGCGACCATTCATCTCTTCAACATGAAAAAGCAGCTAAAGACAGGAAAGCATAAGCTTAGGCTTTGGTCAGGCAAAGAGGCAGATGGATCCATTAATACAACTACACCTGGAAAG GTCCCCAAGGAAGAACGTGGGGAGTTGGAGCGTTTGGAAAAACTGGTCAATAAGTACGAGAGGGGGCAGATTCAGCGAGTTGATTGGCTGGACCGCCTTGCATTTAAAGCTATGGAGAAAATTAAGGAGTCTGAAAATAGTCAAAATGGAAGTTCTCATTTATATCTGGTTATTGATTTTTGCAGTTTTGAACACCGAGTTGTCTTCCAG GAATCAGGAGCAAACTTCTTATTACCGTCGCCTATTGCTTCAACGAATGAACTGGTTACCGTCTACGATCCAGAGGTGGGAAAAATAAATCCCTCTGAGCACAAACAACTAAAGCTTGCTAGGAGCTTAAATCGTGGCATCATTGACCGAGATCTTAAACCAAGTTCTACAGAAAGAAA GTCAATACAAAGAATTTTGAAGTACCCTCCAACGATAAATTTGAGTGGAGACGAGAGGCAGCTGCTTTGGAAATTCCGTTTTTCCTTGATGTCTGAGAAACGGGCTCTGACTAAGTTTCTTCGATGTGTTGAATGGAGCGATGTCCAG GAAGCAAAGCAAGCCTTAGAACTGATGCACAAGTGGGAATCAATTGACTTATGTGATGCATTGGAGCTTTTATCTCCCGTCTTTGAGAGTGAAGAG GTCCGTGCCTATGCCGTTAGCGTTCTTGAAAGAGCTGATGATGAAGAGCTTCAGTGCTACCTCCTTCAGTTGGTTCAAGCTCTTCGTTTTGAGCGCTCGGACAAATCTCGCCTTTCTCATTTCCTTGTGCAACGGT CATTAAGGAATGTTGAGTTGGCAAGCTTTCTCCGGTGGTTTGTAGCAGTGGAACTTCATGATCCTGCATATGCAAAACGCTTTTATTGTACCTATGAGATTCTGGAAGAAAGCATGTTGAAG TTGGGGGCTGGTGCAAGTGGAGATGAAGATGGCTTTAAGTTGTGGCAGAGCTTAGTGCGCCAGACTGAATTGACTGCTCAGTTATGCTCTATAATGAGAGATGTAAGAAATGTCCGTGGTGGCACACAAAAGAAGATTGAAAAGCTTAGACATCTTCTGTCTGGCCTCCTCAGCGAGCTCACTTATTTTGACGAG CCGATTCGGTCTCCTCTTGCCCCTGATCTATTGATCACAGGGATCATCCCGTCAGAGTCTTCAATATTTAAAAGTGCATTACATCCATTACGGTTGGCATTTCGAACAGCAAATGGTGGATGTTGCAAGATCATATTTAAAAAAGGAGATGATCTTCGACAAGATCAGCTG GTTGTCCAAATGGTATCACTTATGGATCGATTGCTCAAATTGGAGAACCTTGATTTGCATTTGACTCCATACAGAGTATTGGCAACTGGACATGATGAGGGCATGCTGGAATTTATCCCCTCTAAGCCGTTGGCACAG ATTATTTCAGAACATCGAAGCATTGTAAGCTACTTGCAGAAGTTTCATCCTGATGAAAATGGACCATTTGGTATTACATCTACATGTCTTGAGACATTTATAAAAAGCTGTGCTGGTTACTCCGTCATCACGTACATATTGGGCATCGGGGACAG GCATCTTGACAATCTTCTGCTAAGAGATGATGGGCGCCTTTTCCATGTTGATTTTGGTTTCATTTTAGGTCGAGATCCTAAGCCCTTTCCACCGCCCATGAAGCTTTGCAAAGAAATGGTTGAAGCTATGGGTGGAGCAGAAAG CCAGTACTACACCAGGTTCAAATCCTATTGTTGTGAAGCATACAACATTCTCCGAAAATCAAGCAACCTCATATTAAATTTGTTTCATTTGATGGCCGGTTCCAATATTCCTGACATAGCTTCTGATCCTGAGAAGGGCATTCTTAAG CTTCAAGAGAAGTTTCGGTTAGACTTGGACGACGAGGAATGCATTCACTTCTTTCAGGATCTTATTAATGAAAGTGTCAGTGCATTATTTCCACAAATGGTTGAGACAATTCACCGTTGGGCCCAGTACTGGCGTTGA
- the LOC107795370 gene encoding phosphatidylinositol 3-kinase, root isoform isoform X1, with protein MSGNEFRFFLSCDINLPVTFRIEKLEGKLLSPKLSDSDNVDSTTEEKKPELYVESTLYIDGAPFGLSMRTRLESRGPSFCWNELITMSTKYRDLTANSQLAFTVWDVSCGKGEGLIGGATIHLFNMKKQLKTGKHKLRLWSGKEADGSINTTTPGKVPKEERGELERLEKLVNKYERGQIQRVDWLDRLAFKAMEKIKESENSQNGSSHLYLVIDFCSFEHRVVFQESGANFLLPSPIASTNELVTVYDPEVGKINPSEHKQLKLARSLNRGIIDRDLKPSSTERKSIQRILKYPPTINLSGDERQLLWKFRFSLMSEKRALTKFLRCVEWSDVQEAKQALELMHKWESIDLCDALELLSPVFESEEVRAYAVSVLERADDEELQCYLLQLVQALRFERSDKSRLSHFLVQRSLRNVELASFLRWFVAVELHDPAYAKRFYCTYEILEESMLKLGAGASGDEDGFKLWQSLVRQTELTAQLCSIMRDVRNVRGGTQKKIEKLRHLLSGLLSELTYFDEPIRSPLAPDLLITGIIPSESSIFKSALHPLRLAFRTANGGCCKIIFKKGDDLRQDQLVVQMVSLMDRLLKLENLDLHLTPYRVLATGHDEGMLEFIPSKPLAQIISEHRSIVSYLQKFHPDENGPFGITSTCLETFIKSCAGYSVITYILGIGDRHLDNLLLRDDGRLFHVDFGFILGRDPKPFPPPMKLCKEMVEAMGGAESQYYTRFKSYCCEAYNILRKSSNLILNLFHLMAGSNIPDIASDPEKGILKLQEKFRLDLDDEECIHFFQDLINESVSALFPQMVETIHRWAQYWR; from the exons ATGAGCGGAAACGAGTTCCGCTTTTTCTTATCTTGTGATATCAATCTTCCTGTTACTTTCCGTATTGAGAAATTGGAAGGCAAATTGTTATCACCTAAGCTTTCCGATtcag ATAATGTTGATTCTACAACGGAGGAGAAAAAGCCAGAGCTATATGTGGAGAGTACATTGTATATAGATGGTGCTCCCTTTGGGCTTTCCATGAGAACAAG GCTGGAATCAAGAGGTCCATCGTTTTGCTGGAATGAACttatcacaatgagtacaaagtATAGAGACTTAACTGCAAATTCACAACTGGCATTTACA GTTTGGGATGTTTCTTGTGGGAAAGGTGAGGGATTGATTGGTGGGGCGACCATTCATCTCTTCAACATGAAAAAGCAGCTAAAGACAGGAAAGCATAAGCTTAGGCTTTGGTCAGGCAAAGAGGCAGATGGATCCATTAATACAACTACACCTGGAAAG GTCCCCAAGGAAGAACGTGGGGAGTTGGAGCGTTTGGAAAAACTGGTCAATAAGTACGAGAGGGGGCAGATTCAGCGAGTTGATTGGCTGGACCGCCTTGCATTTAAAGCTATGGAGAAAATTAAGGAGTCTGAAAATAGTCAAAATGGAAGTTCTCATTTATATCTGGTTATTGATTTTTGCAGTTTTGAACACCGAGTTGTCTTCCAG GAATCAGGAGCAAACTTCTTATTACCGTCGCCTATTGCTTCAACGAATGAACTGGTTACCGTCTACGATCCAGAGGTGGGAAAAATAAATCCCTCTGAGCACAAACAACTAAAGCTTGCTAGGAGCTTAAATCGTGGCATCATTGACCGAGATCTTAAACCAAGTTCTACAGAAAGAAA GTCAATACAAAGAATTTTGAAGTACCCTCCAACGATAAATTTGAGTGGAGACGAGAGGCAGCTGCTTTGGAAATTCCGTTTTTCCTTGATGTCTGAGAAACGGGCTCTGACTAAGTTTCTTCGATGTGTTGAATGGAGCGATGTCCAG GAAGCAAAGCAAGCCTTAGAACTGATGCACAAGTGGGAATCAATTGACTTATGTGATGCATTGGAGCTTTTATCTCCCGTCTTTGAGAGTGAAGAG GTCCGTGCCTATGCCGTTAGCGTTCTTGAAAGAGCTGATGATGAAGAGCTTCAGTGCTACCTCCTTCAGTTGGTTCAAGCTCTTCGTTTTGAGCGCTCGGACAAATCTCGCCTTTCTCATTTCCTTGTGCAACGGT CATTAAGGAATGTTGAGTTGGCAAGCTTTCTCCGGTGGTTTGTAGCAGTGGAACTTCATGATCCTGCATATGCAAAACGCTTTTATTGTACCTATGAGATTCTGGAAGAAAGCATGTTGAAG TTGGGGGCTGGTGCAAGTGGAGATGAAGATGGCTTTAAGTTGTGGCAGAGCTTAGTGCGCCAGACTGAATTGACTGCTCAGTTATGCTCTATAATGAGAGATGTAAGAAATGTCCGTGGTGGCACACAAAAGAAGATTGAAAAGCTTAGACATCTTCTGTCTGGCCTCCTCAGCGAGCTCACTTATTTTGACGAG CCGATTCGGTCTCCTCTTGCCCCTGATCTATTGATCACAGGGATCATCCCGTCAGAGTCTTCAATATTTAAAAGTGCATTACATCCATTACGGTTGGCATTTCGAACAGCAAATGGTGGATGTTGCAAGATCATATTTAAAAAAGGAGATGATCTTCGACAAGATCAGCTG GTTGTCCAAATGGTATCACTTATGGATCGATTGCTCAAATTGGAGAACCTTGATTTGCATTTGACTCCATACAGAGTATTGGCAACTGGACATGATGAGGGCATGCTGGAATTTATCCCCTCTAAGCCGTTGGCACAG ATTATTTCAGAACATCGAAGCATTGTAAGCTACTTGCAGAAGTTTCATCCTGATGAAAATGGACCATTTGGTATTACATCTACATGTCTTGAGACATTTATAAAAAGCTGTGCTGGTTACTCCGTCATCACGTACATATTGGGCATCGGGGACAG GCATCTTGACAATCTTCTGCTAAGAGATGATGGGCGCCTTTTCCATGTTGATTTTGGTTTCATTTTAGGTCGAGATCCTAAGCCCTTTCCACCGCCCATGAAGCTTTGCAAAGAAATGGTTGAAGCTATGGGTGGAGCAGAAAG CCAGTACTACACCAGGTTCAAATCCTATTGTTGTGAAGCATACAACATTCTCCGAAAATCAAGCAACCTCATATTAAATTTGTTTCATTTGATGGCCGGTTCCAATATTCCTGACATAGCTTCTGATCCTGAGAAGGGCATTCTTAAG CTTCAAGAGAAGTTTCGGTTAGACTTGGACGACGAGGAATGCATTCACTTCTTTCAGGATCTTATTAATGAAAGTGTCAGTGCATTATTTCCACAAATGGTTGAGACAATTCACCGTTGGGCCCAGTACTGGCGTTGA
- the LOC107795368 gene encoding uncharacterized protein LOC107795368 isoform X1 yields the protein MAARIALLKYLRVEARPAQLRNPRLIGGSFSQLFRRQFSDEVRGSFLDKDEVRDRVINVVKNCQKVDPSKKPDLQASRLRVRTSFLSSDIGMARTRNSDTDTQDASQETIATIVAQGRTKKASTQKRRGKSAKGVQVPRVEQEEGVEHDDPVPQDPVLPPTAAPAQATISLEVGQMFNAVNSAMEMFKASMANQNERRDEIPPQSNRQSNSESSRVNEFLKLSPPVFHGSIVDEDPMLWLEGVKKAFRVMKAFDDEAVELAAYQLRDVAGAWFEMWEKERDEDDGPPTWEEFEEAFMANFIPEEDREAKATEFEQLKQGNKSVQEYYMEFIRLAKHAPHMVKTEKAKIRRFVGGLAYHIKDTTSAAAVGMEAFSSVVGFAKHLEKDRQLKREEKELNKKARTTCRCHGTSSGGGRDPSKESLAPAQFSHQSGGCPKSSLPK from the exons atgGCGGCTAGAATCGCACTGTTGAAGTACCTGAGAGTGGAAGCTCGCCCGGCACAACTTCGAAACCCTAGGCTAATCGGAGGTTCATTCAGTCAGCTTTTCAGGCGTCAGTTCTCTGACGAAGTAAGAGGCTCATTTCTCGATAAGGATGAAGTCAGAGATCGCGTTATCAATGTCGTCAAAAACTGCCAAAAAGTTGATCCCTCCAAG aAACCGGATTTGCAAGCGAGCAGGCTACGAGTTAGGACTTCCTTCCTTTCCAGTGATATTG GAATGGCTCGTACTCGTAACTCTGACACCGACACTCAGGATGCTTCTCAAGAAACCATCGCTACTATTGTGGCTCAAGGTAGAACTAAGAAGGCTTCGACTCAGAAAAGGAGGGGAAAATCCGCAAAGGGAGTCCAAGTACCCCGGGTTGAACAAGAAGAAGGGGTGGAGCATGATGATCCAGTACCTCAGGATCCAGTACTGCCCCCAACAGCAGCCCCGGCTCAGGCAACTATATCTCTCGAGGTGGGTCAGATGTTTAATGCTGTCAACAgtgctatggagatgtttaaagcctctatggccaaccagaacgagagaagagatgagattccacctcaatcaaatagacaGAGCAATTCTGAGTCTtcaagagtgaatgaatttttgaagttgagtcctccagtgttccatggttctatagttgatgaagatccgatgttgtggctggagggtgtcaagaaagcCTTCCGAGtgatgaaagcatttgatgatgaAGCTGTAGAGCTAGCTGCTTACCAGCTTAGAGATGTGGCCggcgcttggtttgagatgtgggaaaaggaaagagatgaagatgatggtccgcctacttgggaagaatttgaagaggccttcatggctaactttatcccagaagaggatagggaagctaaggctacagagttcgaacaactcaagcaagggaataaaagtgtgcaagagTACTACATGGAATTCATAAGGTTAGCTAAGCATGCTCCTCACATGGTTAAGACTGAAAAAGCAAAGATTCGCAGGTTTGTGGGCGGTTTAGCTTACCACATTAAGGATACGACATCAGCTGCAGCAGTAGGGATGGAAGCCTTCTCCTCTGTTGTGGGATTTGCCAAGCACTTAGAGAAAGACAGACAactaaagagagaagaaaaagagcttAACAAGAAAGCCCGTACAACGTGCAGGTGTCATGGTACATCCAGCGGAGGTGGAAGGGATCCCTCTAAGGAGTCATTAGCACCAGCTCAGTTCAGTCATCAGTCAGGTG GTTGTCCCAAAAGCTCACTTCCAAAATGA
- the LOC107795369 gene encoding GATA transcription factor 8: MGSSLVDEIDCASFFDHMDDLIEFSPENECGDLDSTDCKNFPSICNEPLPDSDPLFFSSHRNSPSDFSSELLVPYEDIVQLEWLSTFVEDSFSCGGLTMGKEHFPVNKEPSHNKFLSSSPVSVLESSSSSSSSSGAVKTTPPLSPCHRGTQRARSKRPRPATFNPRLVSQLMSPTSSFTEIHQQFVAPEDTLESDFGESPMKKKKRIKFSIPLAPVDTNRNYQRAPQTVRKCVHCEITKTPQWRAGPMGPKTLCNACGVRYKKGRLFPEYRPAAAPTFVPSLHSNSHKKVLEMRSNVFPEDTHDKQAAPCSIRPLSPGPPESNATAGTSIAQSDFNPE, translated from the exons ATGGGGTCAAGTTTAGTGGATGAGATAGATTGTGCCAGCTTCTTTGACCATATGGATGATTTGATTGAATTTTCCCCAGAAAATGAGTGTGGTGATCTTGACTCTACTGATTGCAAGAATTTTCCAAGCATTTGCAACGAACCCTTGCCCGATTCAGACCCACTTTTCTTCAGCAGCCACAGAAATTCACCTTCCGACTTCTCATCCGAGCTCTTAGTTCCT TATGAGGATATTGTTCAACTTGAATGGCTTTCAACATTTGTGGAGGATTCCTTCTCTTGTGGCGGATTGACAATGGGGAAAGAACATTTTCCTGTCAACAAGGAGCCATCTCATAACAAATTCCTGTCCTCAAGTCCTGTTTCTGTGCTTgagagcagcagcagcagctcaTCAAGCTCAGGGGCGGTGAAAAcgactcctcctcttagtccatGCCACCGTGGTACACAACGTGCTCGGAGCAAGCGTCCTCGCCCTGCAACTTTTAATCCACGGCTAGTAAGTCAACTCATGTCTCCAACATCATCCTTTACCGAGATTCACCAGCAATTTGTTGCGCCTGAAGATACATTGGAATCTGATTTCGGGGAGTCTCccatgaagaagaaaaagagaatcaAATTTTCCATTCCTCTAGCTCCAGTCGACACAAATCGGAATTACCAGCGGGCACCTCAAACAGTTAGGAAATGCGTGCATTGTGAGATAACAAAGACGCCTCAATGGAGGGCAGGTCCAATGGGACCAAAAACCCTCTGCAACGCGTGTGGCGTTCGCTACAAGAAAGGTAGACTCTTCCCTGAGTACCGCCCTGCTGCAGCCCCCACATTTGTTCCATCCTTGCACTCTAACTCTCACAAGAAGGTCTTGGAAATGAGAAGCAACGTCTTCCCCGAGGATACACATGACAAGCAGGCTGCGCCATGCTCAATCCGGCCCCTAAGCCCTGGCCCGCCTGAGAGCAATGCCACAGCTGGTACTTCAATCGCGCAATCAGATTTCAACCCTGAGTAA
- the LOC107795370 gene encoding phosphatidylinositol 3-kinase, root isoform isoform X2, whose amino-acid sequence MSTKYRDLTANSQLAFTVWDVSCGKGEGLIGGATIHLFNMKKQLKTGKHKLRLWSGKEADGSINTTTPGKVPKEERGELERLEKLVNKYERGQIQRVDWLDRLAFKAMEKIKESENSQNGSSHLYLVIDFCSFEHRVVFQESGANFLLPSPIASTNELVTVYDPEVGKINPSEHKQLKLARSLNRGIIDRDLKPSSTERKSIQRILKYPPTINLSGDERQLLWKFRFSLMSEKRALTKFLRCVEWSDVQEAKQALELMHKWESIDLCDALELLSPVFESEEVRAYAVSVLERADDEELQCYLLQLVQALRFERSDKSRLSHFLVQRSLRNVELASFLRWFVAVELHDPAYAKRFYCTYEILEESMLKLGAGASGDEDGFKLWQSLVRQTELTAQLCSIMRDVRNVRGGTQKKIEKLRHLLSGLLSELTYFDEPIRSPLAPDLLITGIIPSESSIFKSALHPLRLAFRTANGGCCKIIFKKGDDLRQDQLVVQMVSLMDRLLKLENLDLHLTPYRVLATGHDEGMLEFIPSKPLAQIISEHRSIVSYLQKFHPDENGPFGITSTCLETFIKSCAGYSVITYILGIGDRHLDNLLLRDDGRLFHVDFGFILGRDPKPFPPPMKLCKEMVEAMGGAESQYYTRFKSYCCEAYNILRKSSNLILNLFHLMAGSNIPDIASDPEKGILKLQEKFRLDLDDEECIHFFQDLINESVSALFPQMVETIHRWAQYWR is encoded by the exons atgagtacaaagtATAGAGACTTAACTGCAAATTCACAACTGGCATTTACA GTTTGGGATGTTTCTTGTGGGAAAGGTGAGGGATTGATTGGTGGGGCGACCATTCATCTCTTCAACATGAAAAAGCAGCTAAAGACAGGAAAGCATAAGCTTAGGCTTTGGTCAGGCAAAGAGGCAGATGGATCCATTAATACAACTACACCTGGAAAG GTCCCCAAGGAAGAACGTGGGGAGTTGGAGCGTTTGGAAAAACTGGTCAATAAGTACGAGAGGGGGCAGATTCAGCGAGTTGATTGGCTGGACCGCCTTGCATTTAAAGCTATGGAGAAAATTAAGGAGTCTGAAAATAGTCAAAATGGAAGTTCTCATTTATATCTGGTTATTGATTTTTGCAGTTTTGAACACCGAGTTGTCTTCCAG GAATCAGGAGCAAACTTCTTATTACCGTCGCCTATTGCTTCAACGAATGAACTGGTTACCGTCTACGATCCAGAGGTGGGAAAAATAAATCCCTCTGAGCACAAACAACTAAAGCTTGCTAGGAGCTTAAATCGTGGCATCATTGACCGAGATCTTAAACCAAGTTCTACAGAAAGAAA GTCAATACAAAGAATTTTGAAGTACCCTCCAACGATAAATTTGAGTGGAGACGAGAGGCAGCTGCTTTGGAAATTCCGTTTTTCCTTGATGTCTGAGAAACGGGCTCTGACTAAGTTTCTTCGATGTGTTGAATGGAGCGATGTCCAG GAAGCAAAGCAAGCCTTAGAACTGATGCACAAGTGGGAATCAATTGACTTATGTGATGCATTGGAGCTTTTATCTCCCGTCTTTGAGAGTGAAGAG GTCCGTGCCTATGCCGTTAGCGTTCTTGAAAGAGCTGATGATGAAGAGCTTCAGTGCTACCTCCTTCAGTTGGTTCAAGCTCTTCGTTTTGAGCGCTCGGACAAATCTCGCCTTTCTCATTTCCTTGTGCAACGGT CATTAAGGAATGTTGAGTTGGCAAGCTTTCTCCGGTGGTTTGTAGCAGTGGAACTTCATGATCCTGCATATGCAAAACGCTTTTATTGTACCTATGAGATTCTGGAAGAAAGCATGTTGAAG TTGGGGGCTGGTGCAAGTGGAGATGAAGATGGCTTTAAGTTGTGGCAGAGCTTAGTGCGCCAGACTGAATTGACTGCTCAGTTATGCTCTATAATGAGAGATGTAAGAAATGTCCGTGGTGGCACACAAAAGAAGATTGAAAAGCTTAGACATCTTCTGTCTGGCCTCCTCAGCGAGCTCACTTATTTTGACGAG CCGATTCGGTCTCCTCTTGCCCCTGATCTATTGATCACAGGGATCATCCCGTCAGAGTCTTCAATATTTAAAAGTGCATTACATCCATTACGGTTGGCATTTCGAACAGCAAATGGTGGATGTTGCAAGATCATATTTAAAAAAGGAGATGATCTTCGACAAGATCAGCTG GTTGTCCAAATGGTATCACTTATGGATCGATTGCTCAAATTGGAGAACCTTGATTTGCATTTGACTCCATACAGAGTATTGGCAACTGGACATGATGAGGGCATGCTGGAATTTATCCCCTCTAAGCCGTTGGCACAG ATTATTTCAGAACATCGAAGCATTGTAAGCTACTTGCAGAAGTTTCATCCTGATGAAAATGGACCATTTGGTATTACATCTACATGTCTTGAGACATTTATAAAAAGCTGTGCTGGTTACTCCGTCATCACGTACATATTGGGCATCGGGGACAG GCATCTTGACAATCTTCTGCTAAGAGATGATGGGCGCCTTTTCCATGTTGATTTTGGTTTCATTTTAGGTCGAGATCCTAAGCCCTTTCCACCGCCCATGAAGCTTTGCAAAGAAATGGTTGAAGCTATGGGTGGAGCAGAAAG CCAGTACTACACCAGGTTCAAATCCTATTGTTGTGAAGCATACAACATTCTCCGAAAATCAAGCAACCTCATATTAAATTTGTTTCATTTGATGGCCGGTTCCAATATTCCTGACATAGCTTCTGATCCTGAGAAGGGCATTCTTAAG CTTCAAGAGAAGTTTCGGTTAGACTTGGACGACGAGGAATGCATTCACTTCTTTCAGGATCTTATTAATGAAAGTGTCAGTGCATTATTTCCACAAATGGTTGAGACAATTCACCGTTGGGCCCAGTACTGGCGTTGA